One segment of Stappia sp. 28M-7 DNA contains the following:
- a CDS encoding response regulator, translated as MSESGPHILVVDDHRDIRESLARYLRKNGLRASVAENAAQARKFLKAAAVDLVVLDIMMPGEDGLSLCRSLVESGTMPVILLTAMAEDTDRIVGLEIGADDYVTKPFNPRELLARIRAVLRRSSQVPRQRDPIEAETLAFAGWRLDVPKRLLTGEDGIAVPLSTGEFQLLIAFLKRPRMVLSRDQLLDITSGRSPAAFDRSIDNQVSRLRRKIEPDPKNPELIKTVWGGGYTFTAEVEDLLA; from the coding sequence ATGAGCGAAAGCGGGCCACACATTCTCGTCGTCGACGACCACCGCGACATTCGCGAGTCGCTGGCGCGCTATCTGCGCAAGAACGGGCTTCGGGCCTCGGTCGCGGAAAATGCCGCCCAGGCGCGCAAGTTCCTGAAAGCCGCGGCCGTCGATCTCGTCGTGCTCGACATCATGATGCCCGGCGAGGACGGTCTGTCGCTCTGCCGATCGCTGGTGGAGAGCGGCACCATGCCGGTGATCCTGCTCACGGCGATGGCCGAGGACACCGACCGCATCGTCGGGCTGGAGATCGGCGCCGACGACTATGTGACCAAGCCGTTCAACCCGCGCGAGCTCCTGGCCCGCATCCGCGCCGTGCTGCGCCGCTCCTCCCAGGTGCCCAGGCAACGCGACCCGATCGAGGCGGAGACGCTCGCCTTCGCCGGCTGGCGGCTCGATGTGCCCAAGCGCCTGCTGACGGGTGAAGACGGCATTGCCGTGCCGCTGTCGACCGGCGAGTTCCAGCTCTTGATCGCCTTCCTGAAGCGGCCGCGCATGGTGCTGTCGCGCGACCAGTTGCTCGACATCACCTCCGGCCGCAGCCCGGCCGCCTTCGACCGATCCATCGACAACCAGGTCAGCCGCCTGCGCCGCAAGATCGAGCCCGACCCGAAAAACCCGGAGCTGATCAAGACCGTGTGGGGCGGCGGGTACACATTCACCGCCGAGGTCGAGGACCTGCTCGCATGA
- a CDS encoding EF-hand domain-containing protein, whose product MTTFKKITLAALAAALVGTTAMPAFADRDGGKHGWGRDGGKPGWHQSHRGGKNGWHHGGRGNMARMFMERFDTDGDGKVTQAEIDAKVEATFTAADTNGDGKVTLDEFKVAYQNEFSERRVRAFQRLDRDGDGKITEDEYNGRMERMISRMEQRAGDDDNKKGRGGPRGHGRMMERFDADGDGNVTGDEIRAARADAFAKADADGDKTLTLEEFGTIWAERMDSRMVRAFQRLDRDGDLAITREEAARPFAGLVARMDRNGDGALSREDRPRGGKRWHGEMHRGMKGEGRGERGEGPRGGND is encoded by the coding sequence ATGACGACTTTCAAGAAGATCACGCTGGCCGCCCTCGCCGCGGCGCTGGTCGGAACCACCGCCATGCCCGCCTTTGCCGACCGTGACGGTGGCAAGCACGGCTGGGGGCGCGACGGCGGCAAGCCGGGCTGGCACCAGTCCCATCGTGGCGGCAAGAACGGCTGGCATCATGGTGGCCGCGGCAACATGGCCCGCATGTTCATGGAGCGCTTCGACACCGATGGCGACGGCAAGGTGACCCAGGCCGAGATCGACGCCAAGGTGGAAGCGACCTTCACGGCCGCCGACACCAATGGCGACGGCAAGGTCACGCTGGACGAGTTCAAGGTCGCTTACCAGAACGAGTTCAGCGAGCGCCGCGTTCGCGCCTTCCAGCGTCTCGACCGTGACGGCGACGGCAAGATCACCGAGGACGAGTACAATGGCCGTATGGAGCGGATGATCTCCCGCATGGAGCAGCGCGCCGGCGACGACGACAACAAGAAGGGCCGCGGCGGTCCGCGTGGTCATGGCCGGATGATGGAGCGCTTCGATGCGGACGGCGACGGCAACGTCACCGGCGACGAGATTCGCGCCGCCCGGGCGGATGCCTTTGCCAAGGCCGACGCCGATGGCGACAAGACGTTGACGCTCGAGGAGTTCGGCACGATCTGGGCCGAGCGGATGGACAGCCGCATGGTGCGGGCCTTCCAGCGTCTCGATCGTGACGGCGACCTTGCCATCACCCGCGAGGAAGCGGCACGTCCCTTCGCCGGCCTCGTAGCCCGCATGGACCGCAACGGCGACGGCGCGCTCTCGCGTGAAGACCGTCCGCGCGGCGGCAAGCGCTGGCATGGCGAGATGCATCGCGGCATGAAGGGCGAAGGTCGCGGCGAGCGCGGCGAAGGCCCGCGTGGCGGCAACGACTGA
- a CDS encoding type III PLP-dependent enzyme gives MTERIKNFLRQRRGDGPCVVVDLDIVQDNYLAFERALPDTRVFYAVKANPAPEILSLLASLGSSFDCASVPEIEMALAAGAGPDRISFGNTIKKERDVARAFELGVRLFAVDCEAEVEKISRAAPGAQVFCRILCDGAGADWPLSRKFGCAPSMAPQVLEHAHRLGLVAHGVSFHVGSQQANVEAWDTALGSAAAIFREMAERGIVLSMVNLGGGFPARYLKDVPGVPRYGEAILRGLAKHFGNRIPQTIIEPGRGMVGDAGMIEAEVVLISKKSEAEDEIRWVYLDIGKFNGLAETMDEAIRYPIRTDKDDDRKTPCVLAGPTCDSVDVLYEKAPYELPVSLSIGDKVLIEACGAYTTTYSAVAFNGFEPLRSYVI, from the coding sequence ATGACCGAGCGCATCAAGAACTTCCTCCGGCAGCGACGAGGCGACGGGCCTTGCGTCGTCGTCGATCTCGACATCGTCCAGGACAACTATCTCGCGTTCGAGCGGGCCCTGCCGGACACCCGCGTCTTCTACGCGGTGAAGGCGAACCCGGCTCCCGAGATCCTGTCGCTGCTCGCCAGCCTCGGCTCCTCCTTCGACTGCGCCTCGGTGCCGGAGATCGAGATGGCCCTGGCCGCCGGCGCAGGCCCCGACCGCATTTCCTTCGGCAACACCATCAAGAAGGAGCGCGATGTCGCGCGTGCCTTCGAGCTGGGCGTGCGCCTGTTCGCCGTCGACTGCGAGGCCGAGGTCGAGAAGATCTCCCGCGCCGCTCCCGGTGCGCAGGTGTTCTGCCGCATCCTGTGCGATGGCGCCGGCGCCGACTGGCCGCTGTCGCGCAAGTTCGGCTGCGCGCCCTCCATGGCGCCGCAGGTGCTCGAGCATGCTCATCGTCTGGGCCTGGTTGCGCATGGCGTGTCGTTCCACGTCGGCTCGCAGCAGGCGAATGTCGAGGCCTGGGACACGGCCCTGGGCTCTGCCGCCGCGATCTTCCGCGAGATGGCCGAGCGCGGCATCGTGCTGTCGATGGTCAACCTGGGTGGCGGTTTCCCCGCGCGCTACCTCAAGGACGTCCCGGGCGTGCCGCGCTACGGCGAGGCCATCCTGCGCGGCCTGGCCAAGCATTTCGGCAATCGCATCCCGCAGACGATCATCGAGCCGGGCCGCGGCATGGTCGGCGATGCCGGCATGATCGAGGCCGAGGTGGTCCTGATCTCGAAGAAGTCCGAGGCCGAGGACGAGATCCGTTGGGTCTACCTCGACATCGGCAAGTTCAACGGCCTGGCCGAGACCATGGACGAGGCGATCCGCTATCCGATCCGCACGGACAAGGATGACGACCGCAAGACCCCGTGCGTGCTCGCCGGCCCGACCTGCGACAGCGTCGACGTGCTTTACGAAAAGGCTCCGTACGAGCTCCCCGTCAGCCTGTCGATCGGCGACAAGGTGTTGATCGAGGCGTGCGGCGCCTACACCACCACCTATTCGGCGGTGGCATTCAATGGCTTCGAGCCTCTGCGCTCCTACGTCATCTGA
- a CDS encoding homospermidine synthase → MIGFGSIGKGTLPLIERHFRFDASRVTVIDPVDADRKLVDDRGYKFLKEAITKDNYRDVLSPLLTEGEGQGFCVNLSVDTSSLDLMKLCRELGVLYIDTVVEPWLGFYFDENADNASRTNYALRETVRREKKKNPGGTTAVSCCGANPGMVSWFVKQALVDIARDTGTKFEEPTNRKGWAKLMKKVGVKGVHIAERDTQRAKKPKPMGAFWNTWSVEGFLSEGFQPSELGWGTHEKWMPKNARKHKKGCKAAIYLEQPGANTRVRTWCPTPGAQYGFLVTHNESISIADFFTLKEDGKVVYRPTCHYAYHPANDAVLSLHELFGAAGKMQETLHVLGEDEIIDGIDELGVLLYGHEKNAYWYGSQLSIEETREIAPYQNATGLQVTSAVLAGMVWALENPNEGIVEADEMDYRRCLEVQRPYLGPVKGYYTDWTPLTDRPGFFPEDLDESDPWQFRNILVR, encoded by the coding sequence ATGATCGGCTTCGGCTCCATCGGCAAGGGCACCCTGCCGCTGATCGAGCGCCATTTCCGCTTCGACGCCTCGCGCGTGACGGTGATCGATCCGGTCGACGCCGACCGCAAGCTGGTCGACGACCGTGGCTACAAGTTCCTCAAGGAAGCGATCACCAAGGACAACTACCGCGATGTCCTGTCGCCGCTGCTCACCGAGGGCGAGGGCCAGGGCTTTTGCGTCAACCTGTCGGTCGACACGTCCTCGCTGGATCTGATGAAGCTCTGCCGCGAGCTGGGCGTCCTGTATATCGACACCGTCGTCGAGCCTTGGCTCGGCTTCTATTTCGACGAGAACGCCGACAACGCCTCGCGTACCAACTACGCGCTGCGCGAGACCGTGCGCCGCGAGAAGAAGAAGAACCCGGGCGGCACCACGGCCGTGTCCTGCTGCGGCGCCAACCCCGGCATGGTCTCCTGGTTCGTCAAGCAGGCGCTGGTCGACATCGCCCGCGATACCGGTACCAAGTTCGAGGAGCCGACCAACCGCAAGGGTTGGGCGAAGCTGATGAAGAAGGTCGGCGTCAAGGGCGTGCACATCGCCGAGCGCGACACCCAGCGCGCCAAGAAGCCGAAGCCGATGGGCGCATTCTGGAACACCTGGTCGGTCGAGGGCTTCCTCTCCGAGGGCTTCCAGCCGTCCGAGCTGGGTTGGGGCACGCACGAGAAGTGGATGCCGAAGAACGCCCGCAAGCACAAGAAGGGCTGCAAGGCTGCGATCTACCTGGAGCAGCCGGGCGCAAACACCCGCGTGCGCACCTGGTGCCCGACGCCGGGCGCCCAGTACGGCTTCCTCGTCACGCATAACGAGTCGATCTCCATCGCCGACTTCTTCACGCTGAAGGAGGACGGCAAGGTCGTCTACCGTCCGACCTGCCACTACGCCTATCACCCGGCCAACGACGCGGTGCTGTCGCTGCACGAACTGTTCGGCGCCGCCGGCAAGATGCAGGAGACCCTGCATGTGCTGGGCGAGGACGAGATCATCGACGGCATCGACGAACTCGGCGTGCTGCTCTACGGCCACGAGAAGAACGCCTACTGGTACGGCTCGCAGCTCTCCATCGAGGAGACCCGCGAAATCGCCCCCTACCAGAACGCAACGGGCCTGCAGGTGACCTCGGCCGTGCTCGCCGGCATGGTCTGGGCGCTGGAGAACCCGAACGAGGGCATCGTCGAGGCCGACGAGATGGACTATCGCCGTTGCCTCGAGGTCCAGCGGCCGTATCTCGGCCCGGTCAAGGGCTACTACACCGACTGGACGCCGCTCACCGATCGCCCGGGCTTTTTCCCGGAGGATCTCGACGAGAGCGATCCCTGGCAGTTCCGCAACATCCTGGTGCGCTGA
- a CDS encoding aminotransferase, whose amino-acid sequence MKPTNPVFTGLPTTIFETMSRLAIANGAINLGQGFPDVDGPQDVRQAAADALMAGPNQYPPMLGLPELRQAVAASTKRFYDLDVDWQSEVMVTSGATEALADVLLALLEPGDEVILIEPLYDCYLPLVKRAGGIPVRLRVTPPQWKLDLGKLADAFTENTKAILINNPMNPAGKVFGEEELAAIARLCIEHGVYAICDEVYEHLLFDGRQHLPLMAFPGMRERAVRIGSAGKTFSLTGWKVGYVTAAPNLLDPIAKAHQFVTFTTPPNLQKAVAYGLGKEDSYFLTLRDEMQAKRDRFASGLAALGFGVLPCEGTYFLTCDVSTLGLQGTDVDICRQLVEEAGVAAVPVSAFYVADAPTNFVRFCFCKKDEVLDGALERLDAFLSARGSVSAVLSAPGSLQVAAERA is encoded by the coding sequence ATGAAGCCGACCAATCCTGTCTTCACCGGACTGCCGACGACGATCTTCGAGACCATGTCCCGGCTCGCCATCGCCAATGGAGCGATCAATCTGGGCCAGGGCTTTCCGGATGTGGACGGGCCGCAGGACGTGCGCCAGGCCGCAGCCGATGCGCTGATGGCCGGCCCGAACCAGTACCCGCCGATGCTGGGCCTGCCGGAGCTGCGTCAGGCGGTCGCCGCCTCCACCAAGCGCTTCTACGATCTCGACGTCGACTGGCAGAGCGAGGTCATGGTCACCTCAGGCGCGACCGAAGCGCTGGCCGACGTGCTGCTGGCCCTTCTGGAGCCGGGCGACGAGGTCATCCTGATCGAGCCGCTCTATGACTGCTATCTGCCGCTGGTGAAGCGGGCGGGCGGCATTCCGGTGCGCCTGCGCGTGACCCCGCCGCAGTGGAAGCTCGACCTCGGCAAGCTGGCCGATGCCTTCACCGAGAACACCAAGGCGATCCTCATCAACAACCCGATGAACCCGGCCGGCAAGGTGTTCGGGGAAGAGGAACTGGCCGCGATCGCACGTCTTTGCATCGAGCACGGCGTCTACGCGATCTGCGATGAGGTCTACGAGCATTTGCTGTTCGACGGCCGCCAGCACTTGCCGCTGATGGCGTTTCCGGGCATGCGCGAGCGTGCGGTGCGCATCGGCTCCGCCGGCAAGACCTTCTCGCTGACCGGCTGGAAGGTCGGCTATGTCACGGCTGCGCCGAACCTGCTCGATCCGATCGCCAAGGCGCACCAGTTCGTCACCTTCACGACGCCGCCGAACCTGCAGAAGGCGGTGGCCTATGGCCTTGGCAAGGAAGACAGCTACTTCCTGACCCTGCGCGACGAGATGCAGGCCAAACGCGACCGCTTCGCCAGCGGGCTCGCGGCACTCGGCTTCGGCGTGCTGCCGTGCGAGGGCACCTACTTCCTGACCTGCGACGTCTCGACCCTCGGCCTGCAGGGCACGGATGTCGATATCTGCCGCCAGCTGGTGGAAGAGGCGGGCGTTGCCGCTGTGCCGGTCTCCGCCTTCTACGTCGCCGATGCGCCGACCAATTTCGTGCGCTTCTGCTTCTGCAAGAAGGACGAGGTGCTGGACGGGGCGCTGGAACGGCTGGACGCTTTCCTCTCGGCCCGCGGCAGCGTCTCTGCCGTCCTGTCGGCGCCGGGTTCCCTCCAGGTGGCCGCCGAAAGGGCTTGA
- a CDS encoding asparaginase encodes MENPVLVEVLRGDAVESRHRGALAVVDAAGHVVAALGDHQRPVFPRSAIKVLQALPLVESGAAEALDFNDAELALACSSHNGEEVHVNAARVMLMKAGLDEDALECGSQWPRRMEDVAVLHRADASPCPLHNNCSGKHAGFLGLARTLGVPTRGYVEPDHPVQLEVRAAIEQMAGIDLSAMPRGTDGCSIPAYAMPMAPLARAFACLGTGEGLEPLRAQAVERLYNACVDHPFMIAGTGRFCTEVMGALGGRVFVKTGAEGVFTAAIPELGFGIALKCDDGATRAAETMMAAVIDALLELDEDEAKALRPWLAPPLANWNGRPVGSIRAVAEAFAPLRSLA; translated from the coding sequence ATGGAAAACCCGGTGCTGGTTGAAGTGCTGCGCGGTGATGCGGTGGAAAGCCGCCATCGCGGCGCCCTTGCGGTGGTCGATGCTGCGGGCCATGTGGTCGCGGCGCTCGGCGATCATCAGCGTCCGGTCTTCCCGCGCTCGGCCATCAAGGTTCTCCAGGCCCTGCCTCTGGTGGAATCGGGAGCTGCTGAAGCGCTCGATTTCAACGATGCCGAGCTTGCGCTCGCCTGTTCCTCGCACAATGGCGAGGAGGTGCATGTCAACGCGGCACGGGTGATGCTGATGAAGGCCGGCCTCGACGAGGACGCGCTGGAATGCGGCAGTCAGTGGCCGCGGCGAATGGAGGACGTTGCCGTCCTTCACCGGGCGGATGCCTCGCCTTGCCCGCTGCACAACAACTGCTCGGGCAAGCATGCCGGCTTCCTCGGCCTTGCCCGCACGCTCGGCGTGCCCACCCGCGGGTATGTCGAGCCGGACCATCCGGTACAGCTGGAGGTGCGGGCCGCCATCGAGCAGATGGCCGGCATCGACCTGTCCGCGATGCCGCGCGGCACGGACGGATGCTCGATCCCCGCTTATGCGATGCCGATGGCGCCGCTGGCGCGCGCCTTTGCCTGTCTGGGGACCGGCGAGGGGCTTGAGCCCTTGCGCGCACAGGCGGTGGAACGGCTCTACAATGCCTGTGTCGACCATCCGTTCATGATCGCCGGTACGGGTCGCTTTTGCACCGAAGTGATGGGCGCGCTCGGCGGCCGGGTCTTCGTGAAAACCGGCGCCGAAGGTGTCTTCACCGCGGCGATCCCCGAGCTCGGCTTCGGCATTGCGCTGAAATGCGATGACGGTGCGACGCGCGCGGCCGAGACGATGATGGCCGCTGTCATCGACGCCCTCCTGGAACTCGACGAGGACGAGGCGAAAGCCCTGCGCCCCTGGCTCGCGCCGCCGCTGGCCAACTGGAACGGCAGGCCCGTCGGCAGCATTCGTGCCGTGGCAGAAGCCTTCGCGCCGCTGAGAAGCCTCGCCTGA
- a CDS encoding TIGR03808 family TAT-translocated repetitive protein, with protein MASPFEAQGRAQSGPTRRGLLRGGLALAGLVSPLLLPHAARPAAAAVRVADLRGTIEASEFGIRPGAADDQSSLMQQAIDAAAERGRALFLPGGRYTVANLRLPPGTRLVGLPGQTRLDYQGGGHLLFAQGPGTIGMEGIHFDGDNRLLGEYTPALLHFADVDDLLIEGCTITGSSQAGLALDRCGGRVVGNTISGARTAGLRSIEARGLSITDNHVHDCANAGILVHRWSEGEDGSIVSGNRVERISARDGGTGQNGNGINIFRAHGVVVRGNRIADCAFSAIRSNSGSNVLIEGNSCLRSGETAIYSEFAFQGAVIADNLVDGGAIGISIANFLDGGRLATCSGNIVRNIVDTGPYPAEVQGFGIGIAVEADTAVTGNVVEKAARFGLHMGWGPYLRDVSIASNVIRDCPVGAAVTVVEGAGAALISGNIFSGTPGGAIVGHRWKEAVTGDLTRPGAADGFGHLAIQGNMVR; from the coding sequence ATGGCATCGCCGTTTGAGGCGCAAGGTCGCGCGCAATCCGGGCCGACACGGCGCGGGCTGTTGCGCGGCGGGCTGGCGCTTGCCGGTCTCGTTTCACCTCTTCTCCTGCCGCACGCCGCAAGGCCGGCTGCCGCAGCAGTACGCGTCGCGGACCTGCGCGGTACCATCGAGGCGAGCGAATTCGGCATCCGCCCCGGCGCGGCTGACGACCAGAGCAGCCTGATGCAGCAGGCCATCGATGCGGCGGCCGAGCGCGGACGGGCGCTGTTCCTGCCCGGTGGACGCTATACGGTCGCCAACCTGCGCCTTCCCCCCGGTACCCGCCTTGTCGGCCTGCCCGGCCAGACCCGCCTCGACTATCAGGGCGGTGGCCATCTCCTGTTCGCGCAAGGGCCCGGCACCATCGGCATGGAGGGGATCCATTTCGACGGCGACAACCGGCTGCTCGGCGAATACACGCCTGCCCTGCTTCACTTTGCCGATGTCGACGACCTCCTGATCGAAGGCTGTACCATCACAGGCAGCTCGCAGGCCGGCCTCGCACTGGACCGCTGCGGCGGGCGCGTCGTCGGGAACACGATTTCCGGGGCCCGCACGGCCGGTCTGCGCTCCATCGAGGCGCGCGGCCTGTCGATCACCGACAATCATGTCCATGACTGTGCCAATGCCGGCATTCTGGTGCATCGCTGGAGCGAGGGAGAGGACGGCAGCATCGTCTCCGGCAATCGGGTGGAGCGGATCTCTGCCCGCGACGGTGGCACCGGGCAGAACGGCAACGGCATCAACATCTTCCGTGCCCATGGCGTCGTCGTGCGCGGCAACCGCATCGCCGATTGCGCCTTCTCGGCGATCCGCTCCAACAGCGGTTCCAATGTGCTGATCGAGGGCAATTCGTGCCTGCGTTCGGGCGAGACCGCGATCTATTCGGAGTTTGCCTTTCAGGGAGCGGTGATCGCCGACAACCTGGTCGACGGCGGCGCCATCGGCATTTCCATCGCCAATTTCCTGGATGGCGGCCGGCTTGCCACCTGCTCGGGAAATATTGTCCGCAACATCGTCGATACCGGCCCCTATCCGGCGGAAGTGCAGGGCTTCGGCATCGGTATCGCTGTCGAGGCCGACACGGCTGTCACCGGCAATGTGGTGGAAAAGGCCGCGCGCTTCGGCCTGCACATGGGCTGGGGGCCGTATCTGCGCGACGTCAGCATCGCCTCAAACGTCATCCGCGACTGCCCGGTGGGCGCGGCCGTGACGGTGGTCGAGGGAGCCGGAGCCGCGCTGATTTCCGGGAACATCTTCTCCGGCACACCGGGTGGCGCCATCGTCGGCCATCGCTGGAAGGAAGCGGTCACCGGCGACCTGACGCGGCCGGGCGCAGCCGACGGCTTCGGCCATCTCGCCATCCAGGGCAACATGGTGCGGTAG
- a CDS encoding DUF1131 family protein, with protein MRLSRSALFLLLPLLAACSPTLDGDTVGSIRTPGPQVQITEAGAGGITADTPYSEKAIAAALPGFTTEGFQAATEDKTEWAIGAYNAEGFQVLHFYKGSNGKLREMHGVTHHLQGPNGERIGMSFADIGTSRGDCRVGRNLWRGMAICKARGTSNVTLVYAIPQYPGPFDQLAPSDQLREAVLQRIIWTPGRA; from the coding sequence ATGAGACTTTCACGTTCCGCCCTCTTCCTTCTCCTGCCTCTGCTTGCCGCCTGCTCGCCGACGCTCGATGGCGACACCGTCGGCTCGATCCGCACGCCAGGCCCGCAGGTCCAGATCACCGAAGCCGGCGCCGGCGGCATCACCGCAGACACGCCCTATTCGGAAAAGGCCATCGCCGCTGCCCTGCCCGGCTTCACCACGGAAGGCTTCCAGGCCGCGACCGAGGACAAGACCGAGTGGGCCATCGGTGCCTACAACGCCGAGGGCTTCCAGGTTCTGCACTTCTACAAGGGCAGCAACGGCAAGCTGCGCGAGATGCACGGCGTGACCCACCACCTGCAGGGCCCCAACGGCGAGCGCATCGGCATGAGCTTTGCCGATATCGGCACCTCGCGCGGCGATTGCCGGGTCGGCCGCAACCTGTGGCGCGGCATGGCGATCTGCAAGGCGCGCGGCACCAGCAACGTCACGCTCGTCTACGCGATCCCGCAATATCCCGGCCCGTTCGATCAGCTCGCGCCCAGCGACCAGCTCCGCGAAGCGGTGCTGCAGCGGATCATCTGGACGCCCGGTCGCGCCTGA
- a CDS encoding helix-turn-helix transcriptional regulator: MADPMETQSKAAAIAEAQTGKHVLDIVEAQLRKLGATHILVTGLPMPNRPIDGLVHRFRWADERAGGIERSDLDTEDGALMLGLMRNRAFLWDVTVGDMEHSELFASLGGETRVVVVPVTETHPFQAVVMGGGAHLEAGSVELSNLELICNTAFRRLIDLGVLSTQRPGDLSARERRVLELTALGKTASDIAGLLDISQRTVHAHLQNASAKLNASNKTHTVVEALRYGQIRL, translated from the coding sequence ATGGCCGACCCGATGGAGACGCAGTCCAAGGCGGCGGCGATTGCCGAAGCACAGACGGGCAAGCATGTTCTCGACATCGTCGAGGCTCAGCTGCGCAAGCTGGGGGCGACACATATCCTGGTGACCGGGCTGCCGATGCCGAACCGGCCGATCGATGGCCTGGTCCACCGCTTCCGCTGGGCGGACGAGCGTGCCGGCGGCATCGAGCGCAGCGACCTCGACACCGAGGACGGCGCGCTGATGCTGGGTCTGATGCGCAACCGGGCATTCCTTTGGGATGTGACGGTGGGCGACATGGAGCACTCCGAGCTCTTTGCGTCGCTCGGCGGTGAAACCCGCGTGGTGGTGGTGCCGGTGACGGAGACGCATCCGTTCCAGGCCGTGGTTATGGGCGGCGGCGCTCATTTGGAGGCGGGCTCGGTCGAGCTCTCCAATCTCGAGCTGATCTGCAACACTGCCTTCCGCCGGCTGATCGATCTCGGTGTGCTGTCGACGCAGCGCCCTGGCGACCTTTCGGCGCGCGAGCGGCGTGTGCTGGAGCTCACCGCGCTCGGCAAGACTGCGAGCGATATCGCCGGTTTGCTCGACATCTCGCAGCGGACGGTGCACGCGCATCTGCAGAACGCCAGCGCCAAGCTCAACGCATCCAACAAGACCCATACCGTGGTCGAGGCCTTGCGCTACGGCCAGATCCGGCTCTGA
- a CDS encoding TIGR00730 family Rossman fold protein, protein MKSICVFCGSSMGAKPAYREAAVATGAAIARSGRRLVYGGAKVGLMGAVADGALAAGGEVIGVLPLSLQEKELAHAGLSELHIVASMHERKAMMADFSDGFIALPGGAGTLEELFEIWTWGQLGYHRKPCGFLNVDGFYDGLLDFLDLQRDEEFVKPVMRDMVLVANDPAELLARFERYEPPATPKWIKRDET, encoded by the coding sequence ATGAAGTCTATCTGCGTTTTCTGCGGCTCCAGCATGGGAGCCAAGCCCGCCTATCGCGAGGCCGCCGTCGCCACCGGCGCGGCCATTGCCCGCTCCGGCCGGCGCCTCGTCTATGGCGGGGCGAAGGTCGGGCTGATGGGCGCGGTCGCCGATGGTGCCCTGGCGGCCGGCGGCGAGGTCATCGGCGTGCTGCCGCTCTCCCTGCAGGAGAAGGAGCTCGCCCATGCCGGTCTCAGCGAGCTGCACATCGTCGCCTCCATGCACGAACGCAAGGCGATGATGGCCGACTTCTCCGACGGGTTCATCGCCCTGCCGGGCGGTGCAGGCACGCTGGAGGAGCTGTTCGAGATCTGGACCTGGGGGCAGCTCGGCTATCACCGCAAGCCCTGCGGCTTCCTGAATGTCGACGGCTTCTATGACGGGCTCCTCGACTTCCTCGACCTGCAGCGGGACGAGGAGTTCGTGAAACCGGTGATGCGCGACATGGTGCTGGTGGCCAACGACCCGGCGGAGCTGCTCGCCAGGTTCGAGCGCTACGAGCCGCCGGCAACGCCGAAGTGGATCAAGCGCGACGAAACCTGA